In one Chitinophaga sancti genomic region, the following are encoded:
- a CDS encoding ABC-2 transporter permease, with protein sequence MKKIIKYVVLDILRNRILVSYTVLLLVVSMLLLCLTDNGTKALLSLLNIVLIVLPLVSIIFSTIYYYNASAFIELLVCQPLRRTKILLSVYIGLALSLLIAFCIGVGLPLLIFDGSMTAVLLILVGMALTVIFSALAILGSVMMRDKARGIGVAILSWFYFSLLYDGLVLFLLFQFSDYPLEKPAIVMGALNPIDLGRIIVLLRLDSSAMMGYTGAVFASFFGSVGGMLTGFVLLLTWMIWPLFWALRRFNRKDL encoded by the coding sequence ATGAAAAAGATTATTAAATACGTAGTGCTGGATATATTACGCAACAGGATATTGGTAAGTTATACGGTGTTGTTGCTGGTTGTATCAATGTTGTTGCTGTGCCTGACTGACAATGGAACAAAAGCCTTACTGAGTTTATTGAATATCGTGCTGATTGTATTGCCACTGGTGAGTATTATCTTTTCAACGATCTATTATTATAATGCATCTGCATTTATAGAATTGCTGGTATGCCAGCCTTTGCGGAGAACCAAGATCCTGCTGAGTGTGTATATCGGTTTAGCTTTGTCATTGCTGATTGCATTTTGCATAGGCGTGGGCTTGCCCTTACTGATCTTTGACGGGAGTATGACGGCGGTGTTATTGATATTGGTGGGGATGGCGCTGACAGTGATCTTTTCAGCACTGGCGATATTAGGATCTGTGATGATGAGGGATAAGGCGAGAGGAATTGGTGTAGCGATCCTGTCCTGGTTTTATTTTTCGCTGTTGTATGATGGTCTGGTACTGTTTCTCTTGTTCCAGTTCAGCGATTACCCGCTGGAGAAACCGGCAATAGTAATGGGTGCTTTGAACCCGATCGATTTAGGTAGAATCATTGTTTTATTAAGACTGGACAGTTCTGCGATGATGGGGTATACAGGCGCGGTGTTTGCCTCATTTTTCGGAAGCGTGGGAGGTATGCTTACGGGGTTCGTACTCTTGTTAACATGGATGATTTGGCCCCTATTCTGGGCGCTGCGGCGATTTAATAGAAAAGACCTGTAA
- a CDS encoding T9SS type B sorting domain-containing protein, whose amino-acid sequence MKLLLLMLVVGAPAVSAADYHVAITNHANTNESLPGGSYTITVTGTASGTDTVSVDFITSGTAVPGVHYQAFPQRIKIPVTDGNGSFTFPVIPVQNRIVEDYADVVLSIQSATTNKSDSVEVDATPTTLRIYDDDLINAIISFTGSTNGTEGGPDATITASLSSDYIAGQPIWVSASFGTGTTAGFRDIDGPTLRIDSGQHNVVAVINVLDDQVKEDTELIYFDITGIVSGDFEMMYDGATYGPIYVFDNNDTIEPVRSANVFINYVGSPREADPQVDGYISLYTIPTGDDFVIQPITVKIQMEGTAIEGIDYLPVDSIVIPVSKYNNGTVTVPIHPINDKVIEGDEYIHVVLVSASTPTGDPITVYNNNPAATVPLYDDDFDRRSIAISAATDGREGGLAASLTLSYPDSLVAAEDVHVNYHVIATGTTATAGVDYTMPPLLIPAGQHSATLPINILDDNQVEPTEYLNLQIDGGNGDSAFYPVNSDSVVVISIADNDSSYIRLCIPNVFTPNGDGRNDLFVIRGLENYPGSRLSVFNLLRGGVLVYRSDNYDNSWDGRRAGPGLYSYILEVNERGRKKIYRGKLVIIR is encoded by the coding sequence ATGAAACTATTACTACTCATGTTAGTAGTTGGTGCCCCCGCTGTATCCGCTGCCGACTATCACGTAGCCATCACTAATCATGCAAATACCAACGAAAGCCTTCCCGGAGGTAGTTATACCATCACCGTTACCGGCACTGCCAGCGGTACAGATACGGTTAGCGTCGACTTTATAACCAGTGGAACCGCTGTACCGGGTGTGCATTACCAGGCTTTCCCACAGCGTATTAAAATCCCCGTTACAGATGGTAATGGCAGCTTCACTTTCCCGGTCATTCCTGTCCAAAACAGGATCGTTGAAGACTATGCTGATGTTGTACTCTCAATTCAAAGTGCAACAACAAATAAGTCGGATAGCGTGGAAGTAGATGCCACGCCAACTACCCTCAGAATTTACGATGATGACCTGATAAATGCAATCATTTCATTCACCGGTTCAACAAATGGAACGGAAGGCGGGCCTGATGCAACAATTACCGCCAGCTTATCCAGCGATTATATAGCAGGTCAGCCCATTTGGGTATCTGCCAGTTTTGGTACCGGTACAACTGCTGGTTTTAGGGATATTGACGGGCCTACGTTGCGGATTGATTCCGGGCAACATAACGTTGTTGCAGTGATCAACGTGCTTGATGACCAGGTGAAGGAAGATACTGAATTAATATACTTTGATATCACAGGTATTGTCAGCGGTGATTTCGAGATGATGTATGATGGTGCAACCTATGGACCTATTTATGTATTTGATAATAACGATACTATTGAGCCTGTAAGAAGTGCAAATGTCTTCATTAATTATGTGGGTAGTCCAAGGGAGGCAGATCCCCAGGTAGATGGGTACATTTCCCTCTATACAATTCCTACGGGAGATGATTTTGTCATACAGCCTATCACTGTTAAAATCCAAATGGAAGGAACTGCGATTGAAGGTATAGATTATCTTCCGGTGGATAGTATTGTCATTCCTGTTTCAAAGTATAATAATGGTACTGTAACAGTGCCCATTCACCCTATTAATGATAAGGTCATAGAAGGTGACGAATATATTCACGTCGTTCTCGTCAGTGCAAGCACGCCAACAGGTGATCCTATCACCGTTTATAATAATAACCCAGCAGCTACTGTTCCATTGTATGACGATGATTTTGATAGAAGATCTATTGCTATCTCTGCCGCGACCGATGGCCGGGAAGGGGGGCTTGCAGCGAGCCTGACATTATCCTACCCGGATAGCCTTGTAGCCGCAGAAGATGTACATGTTAATTATCATGTTATTGCAACCGGCACTACTGCAACCGCAGGTGTTGATTATACAATGCCTCCCCTGCTTATTCCTGCAGGACAACACAGTGCTACACTGCCAATTAATATTTTGGATGATAACCAGGTGGAGCCGACAGAATATTTGAACCTCCAGATTGATGGCGGAAATGGAGATAGTGCGTTTTATCCTGTTAATTCGGATAGTGTAGTGGTGATCTCAATTGCAGATAATGATTCCAGTTATATCCGGCTGTGTATTCCTAATGTGTTTACGCCAAATGGAGATGGCAGGAATGATTTGTTCGTGATCCGGGGATTGGAGAATTATCCTGGTTCAAGACTTTCTGTTTTTAACTTGCTGCGTGGTGGCGTGCTTGTTTACAGGTCGGATAATTATGATAATAGCTGGGATGGACGTAGGGCTGGCCCAGGATTGTATAGTTATATACTGGAGGTGAATGAAAGGGGGAGAAAAAAGATCTATAGAGGTAAACTGGTTATTATTAGATAA
- the nhaA gene encoding Na+/H+ antiporter NhaA: MAKTPIDHLLKPVSRFIHQEFTGGIVLFVSVIVAIIWANSPARESYLHLWETNLSVGFNNMAFDKPLHIWINDGLMALFFFVIGLELKREFMAGELSSVKKATLPMVAAVGGMLVPALIYVSINGGLPSAGGWGIPMATDIAFSLALLSLAGNRIPPSVKVFLSALAVADDLGAVLVIAFFYTANIAFFPLVIAGGVLMLMIIGNLLGIRHTAFYLILGIVVWGGFLMSGVHATIAGVLVAFTIPARPKIDEDEFLRDARCYADEFEVALRQDGSLISQEQLGALEKIKQLSLDAETPLQKIENILHPWVAFIIMPLFALANSGMVIGNDFFSSLVNPVSLGIMFGLVCGKFIGVFSFTWLMVKMKMASLPLNAKWMHICGIAILAGIGFTMSLFITGLAFAQETFVTQAKYGILVASFFAGAIGLVVLRRIK; the protein is encoded by the coding sequence ATGGCAAAGACTCCGATAGATCATTTACTGAAACCTGTGAGCCGGTTTATTCACCAGGAATTTACCGGGGGGATCGTCTTATTTGTAAGTGTAATAGTCGCAATTATATGGGCTAATTCACCTGCAAGGGAAAGTTACCTGCACCTTTGGGAGACAAACCTATCGGTCGGTTTTAATAACATGGCATTTGATAAGCCTTTGCATATTTGGATCAATGATGGGCTGATGGCCTTGTTCTTTTTTGTAATTGGGCTGGAATTAAAGCGTGAATTTATGGCTGGAGAACTTTCTTCAGTGAAAAAGGCAACACTACCAATGGTTGCTGCTGTGGGGGGAATGTTAGTACCTGCTTTGATTTATGTCTCAATTAACGGAGGATTGCCATCAGCTGGTGGTTGGGGAATTCCTATGGCGACAGACATTGCTTTTTCCCTGGCCTTATTGTCGCTGGCTGGTAATCGTATTCCCCCTTCTGTCAAGGTTTTTCTTTCCGCACTTGCCGTTGCAGATGATTTAGGTGCTGTATTGGTTATTGCATTTTTCTATACAGCAAATATTGCTTTTTTCCCTTTAGTGATTGCTGGTGGGGTATTGATGCTTATGATCATTGGTAATTTATTGGGAATCCGGCATACCGCTTTCTATTTAATTCTGGGTATTGTTGTCTGGGGTGGGTTTTTAATGTCTGGTGTACATGCTACAATAGCAGGCGTATTGGTAGCTTTCACAATTCCCGCGCGTCCTAAGATTGATGAAGATGAGTTTTTAAGGGATGCACGTTGTTATGCGGATGAGTTTGAAGTAGCGCTGAGACAGGATGGCTCATTAATCTCCCAGGAGCAGTTAGGTGCATTAGAGAAGATAAAACAGTTAAGCCTGGATGCTGAAACTCCCCTGCAGAAAATAGAAAATATTCTCCACCCATGGGTTGCTTTTATTATAATGCCACTATTTGCTTTAGCCAACTCCGGAATGGTAATAGGCAATGACTTTTTCTCATCATTAGTTAATCCGGTTAGCCTGGGGATTATGTTTGGCCTGGTGTGTGGTAAATTTATTGGTGTATTTTCTTTTACCTGGCTGATGGTTAAAATGAAGATGGCTAGCCTGCCTTTAAATGCTAAATGGATGCATATCTGCGGAATAGCCATTCTTGCGGGAATTGGATTCACCATGTCTCTTTTTATTACGGGATTGGCTTTTGCTCAGGAAACATTTGTTACCCAGGCGAAATACGGTATCCTGGTGGCATCATTTTTTGCAGGAGCTATTGGTTTGGTTGTATTGAGGAGGATTAAATAA
- a CDS encoding spondin domain-containing protein, giving the protein MYLTTTFKSIALAAILPFSLAACNKDDNNTNSSSQVTLTVENVLQSRPLVESGTFQGSGSPAVIQPGQSTTITFYAAKGEALSFATMYGASNDLFFAPANPGILVYDNMGNPIEGDVSDQVKLWDNGTRVNQKPGAGVTHPGVAESKNITEVTTLDAEGNTYLAASKLVTASLKYNGNSSFTLTLKNTSGGTANETPLSPGVWSISYIAGGNLLAPNPLYQSGKPTANGLTDIAEAGNNSTLATYIQSITGIFTPLSPILVVIYNGIDNPIYKTGQVDAGKGLMLLAQKGNADTLAAYLRTVKGVKAAYVLPAPSTTVLLPQISGAKGGMVSMQIDVTTGDRLAIATMYGFSNDWFFASAGNGVDAMQKGDISNTIQLFDDGTAVNQFPGAGVTQVNLAGTPLKESLPITAVPNPNAFTTLPDIAGIIKVNLQ; this is encoded by the coding sequence ATGTATCTGACTACAACATTTAAATCAATTGCCCTTGCTGCAATCCTTCCTTTTTCCCTGGCAGCTTGCAATAAAGACGACAACAATACCAACTCTTCCAGTCAGGTAACCCTTACTGTCGAAAACGTACTTCAGTCCAGGCCCCTGGTAGAATCAGGCACCTTCCAGGGTAGTGGATCACCTGCTGTTATTCAGCCAGGACAGTCAACAACCATCACCTTTTATGCCGCAAAAGGAGAGGCTTTGTCCTTTGCAACTATGTATGGCGCTTCAAATGACCTGTTCTTTGCACCTGCCAATCCGGGCATCCTGGTATACGATAACATGGGTAATCCTATTGAAGGAGATGTTTCTGACCAGGTAAAATTGTGGGATAATGGTACACGCGTCAATCAAAAGCCAGGCGCAGGTGTTACCCATCCCGGCGTCGCGGAAAGTAAAAACATCACCGAAGTTACGACCCTTGACGCTGAAGGCAATACCTACCTTGCCGCCTCAAAACTGGTAACAGCCTCCTTAAAATACAATGGAAATTCTTCCTTCACCCTTACCCTCAAAAACACATCTGGTGGAACTGCAAACGAGACACCGCTCAGCCCTGGAGTATGGAGTATATCATATATTGCAGGGGGGAATTTACTGGCTCCCAATCCTCTGTACCAATCAGGAAAGCCCACTGCCAATGGGTTGACCGATATCGCCGAGGCAGGAAACAACAGCACTTTAGCCACTTATATTCAATCCATTACTGGCATTTTCACCCCTCTTTCACCCATTCTCGTAGTAATATACAATGGCATCGACAATCCTATTTATAAAACCGGCCAGGTAGATGCCGGAAAAGGACTGATGCTACTGGCACAAAAAGGTAACGCTGATACACTTGCAGCCTATTTGAGAACAGTGAAGGGTGTAAAAGCAGCTTACGTTTTACCGGCGCCATCCACGACCGTTCTGCTTCCACAGATTTCCGGGGCAAAGGGCGGAATGGTGTCCATGCAGATAGATGTCACTACCGGTGATCGACTGGCCATTGCAACGATGTATGGCTTCTCCAATGACTGGTTTTTTGCATCGGCAGGTAATGGTGTGGATGCTATGCAAAAAGGGGATATCTCTAATACCATCCAGCTATTTGATGATGGTACAGCAGTTAATCAATTTCCGGGTGCCGGGGTCACACAAGTTAATCTGGCTGGTACTCCATTGAAAGAAAGCCTGCCAATAACGGCCGTTCCAAATCCAAATGCGTTCACTACCCTTCCGGATATTGCCGGTATTATCAAGGTAAACCTGCAATAA
- a CDS encoding peroxiredoxin family protein has product MDPSDISPLLIGEKIPIVRIPSAEGVLFDLNSHIMQQNTILIFYRGGWCPYCNKALSGIQEIQDSLIKMGYQIIAISTDSPENLNITAVKHKLRYTLLSDADLNIAKQFGIAFQAPEGYLKMLAQSTGGKDVEQLLPVPSVFIIDTKGIIQFEYINPDFKQRISPDLLQAVASALKQKHSAQHM; this is encoded by the coding sequence ATGGATCCTTCAGACATTAGTCCTTTGCTGATCGGCGAAAAAATCCCAATAGTCCGTATTCCATCAGCGGAAGGGGTTTTATTTGATCTGAATAGTCATATCATGCAGCAGAACACCATCTTAATATTTTATCGCGGCGGTTGGTGCCCCTACTGTAACAAGGCTCTTTCCGGTATACAGGAAATTCAGGATAGTCTTATTAAAATGGGTTACCAGATCATAGCCATCAGTACTGATAGTCCGGAAAATTTAAACATAACAGCCGTCAAACATAAATTGAGGTATACACTTCTTTCTGATGCAGATCTCAACATTGCAAAACAATTTGGTATTGCATTTCAGGCTCCTGAAGGTTATTTAAAAATGCTGGCCCAAAGCACCGGGGGAAAGGATGTCGAACAACTATTGCCGGTTCCTTCCGTTTTCATCATTGACACAAAAGGCATCATCCAGTTTGAATACATCAATCCCGATTTTAAACAACGTATTAGCCCGGATCTTTTACAGGCAGTGGCATCAGCATTAAAGCAAAAGCATTCAGCACAACACATGTAA
- a CDS encoding sigma-70 family RNA polymerase sigma factor, which produces MNSDELARELVQETFLAALERSANFRGESTERTWLTAILKHKIIDIYRSRAARFPATDKWGTPSNEPEWFDPDLNNWKKEHWPAPFSVKDDDLLDNKEFMKVLQACLSKLPPLWMSVFKLKHMEDEQTATICKHMRLTTANFWVIIHRAKVNLRSCLQKNWI; this is translated from the coding sequence TTGAATAGTGACGAACTTGCCCGGGAGTTGGTACAGGAAACATTTCTCGCAGCACTTGAAAGATCTGCCAATTTCCGGGGTGAAAGCACCGAAAGAACCTGGTTAACGGCGATCCTCAAACATAAGATCATAGACATTTACAGAAGTAGAGCTGCCCGGTTTCCTGCTACTGACAAATGGGGTACCCCTTCCAATGAACCTGAATGGTTTGACCCGGATCTGAATAATTGGAAAAAAGAACACTGGCCAGCTCCATTTAGTGTAAAGGATGATGATTTGTTAGACAACAAAGAATTCATGAAAGTACTGCAGGCTTGTTTAAGTAAACTACCCCCACTTTGGATGTCGGTGTTTAAACTGAAACATATGGAGGACGAGCAGACAGCTACTATCTGTAAACATATGAGACTGACAACCGCTAATTTCTGGGTGATCATTCACCGGGCAAAGGTAAACCTGCGCTCATGTTTGCAAAAAAACTGGATCTGA
- a CDS encoding heme-binding domain-containing protein: MRKFRVVLVSALIIFIAMQFFQPAKNRNSSESSQGNITTVYHIPTDVQTILKVACYDCHSNNTRYPWYVNIQPVGWFMAGHIKHGKEELNLDEYRTYSAKRQRNKMKRMKEQVMEGKMPLSSYTLIHRNAKLTTIQKELIAKWIDSTLNIAGTDNLH, translated from the coding sequence ATGAGAAAATTCCGGGTCGTTCTGGTTTCTGCACTGATTATTTTTATTGCTATGCAATTTTTTCAACCAGCTAAAAATAGGAACAGCAGCGAAAGCAGCCAAGGTAATATAACGACGGTATACCACATTCCGACTGATGTTCAAACCATACTCAAGGTTGCTTGTTATGATTGTCATAGTAATAATACGCGTTATCCTTGGTACGTGAATATTCAGCCTGTGGGCTGGTTTATGGCTGGGCATATCAAACATGGAAAAGAGGAACTTAATCTTGATGAGTATAGAACTTATTCTGCCAAAAGACAGCGTAATAAAATGAAGAGAATGAAAGAGCAGGTAATGGAAGGTAAAATGCCGCTCAGTTCCTACACATTGATTCACCGGAACGCAAAATTGACAACCATCCAAAAGGAGCTGATTGCAAAGTGGATTGACAGCACGCTAAACATAGCTGGAACTGATAATCTACACTAA
- a CDS encoding DUF3347 domain-containing protein encodes MKTIIIGALVVATVAFTACNNSGNQSHEGHDHDTAAMAGETAKQETPAVDNSVAAVKPQFTNVDAKVVASIKAVVQHYLHIKNGLTADNSAEAANGGKAMVEAMSKVDKAAMTPEQQKVYAENEDDLREHAEHIGKNEGNIEHQREHFAQMSEDVYTLVKAFGGGQAIYHYHCPMYDNNKGALWLSETKEVKNPYFGAKMPTCGYVKEVIQ; translated from the coding sequence ATGAAAACGATCATCATCGGCGCTCTTGTTGTTGCCACCGTTGCTTTTACTGCCTGTAACAATAGTGGTAATCAATCACATGAAGGACATGATCACGACACTGCCGCTATGGCCGGTGAAACCGCGAAACAAGAAACTCCTGCGGTAGATAATTCTGTAGCAGCCGTAAAACCTCAATTCACCAATGTAGATGCTAAAGTAGTGGCATCTATCAAAGCTGTTGTGCAGCATTACCTGCATATAAAAAACGGACTGACTGCAGATAACTCTGCAGAGGCTGCAAACGGAGGGAAAGCCATGGTGGAAGCAATGAGTAAAGTGGATAAAGCCGCCATGACGCCAGAGCAGCAAAAGGTTTATGCTGAAAACGAAGATGATTTAAGGGAACATGCGGAGCATATAGGTAAAAACGAAGGCAACATCGAACATCAGCGCGAACACTTTGCCCAAATGAGTGAGGATGTATATACACTAGTAAAGGCTTTCGGTGGCGGACAGGCAATATACCATTACCATTGTCCAATGTACGACAATAATAAAGGTGCGCTGTGGCTGAGTGAAACCAAAGAAGTGAAGAACCCATATTTCGGTGCTAAAATGCCTACTTGCGGCTACGTTAAGGAAGTGATTCAATAA
- a CDS encoding copper-translocating P-type ATPase, which yields MDHQHHEHHRHEPVSSQRGRHSHHTQEHAGHDHGAMSMPGSPHQKGHDSTGGHDEHAGHHTEDFLKRFWLCLAVSIPILLLSHMIQQWLGFELTFTADKYVLLLLSSFIYFYGGWPFLAGMVRELKWKNPGMMTLVAVAISSAYIYSVAVVFGLKGMDFFWELATLIDIMLLGHWLEMKSQMAASRALESLVALMPSVVHVERNGQVTDIPLQDLQNKDIVLVKPGEKIPADGLILEGKSDINESMLTGESVPVKKSKDNKVIGGAVNGDGALRIQVAGAGNDSYLNKVINMVQSAQGAKSQTQNLANQVAKWLTIISISVGVITFIVWLSAGKELSFALERMVTVMVTSCPHALGVAIPLVVAISTTLSAIHGLLIRNRTAFENAHKITTVIFDKTGTLTKGSHEVQQVIPLGNDYSADEILQYAAALQQNSEHHIAHGIMKKLREKNLVLWPSTDFKYMQGVGVTGLVNGKTVVAAGPNYFKQENKTLPPIPADVDQSTDTVNFVLIENTPVGIITLADSIRESAAEVIAALKAMNIKSFLLTGDNEQVAAAVANKLNMDGYLANVLPHEKQNKVKEFQDKGEVVAMTGDGVNDAPALAMADVGIAIGSGTDVAAETADIILVNSDPKDVVQMISFGRETYRKMIQNLIWAVGYNVVAIPLAAGILYPKFMLSPAMGAVLMSLSTIIVAINAKLLKVK from the coding sequence ATGGATCACCAGCACCATGAGCATCATCGACATGAGCCAGTGAGCTCACAGAGAGGTCGACACTCCCATCATACTCAAGAACATGCCGGCCATGATCACGGCGCTATGAGCATGCCGGGATCTCCACATCAGAAAGGACATGATAGTACTGGTGGGCATGACGAACATGCCGGGCACCATACCGAAGACTTCCTGAAACGCTTCTGGTTATGCCTGGCTGTCTCCATTCCTATACTGCTGTTATCGCACATGATTCAGCAGTGGCTGGGCTTTGAACTGACATTTACAGCTGATAAGTATGTGTTGCTTCTTTTGAGCAGCTTTATTTATTTCTATGGTGGATGGCCATTCCTCGCAGGGATGGTAAGGGAACTGAAATGGAAGAATCCTGGGATGATGACATTAGTGGCCGTTGCTATTTCCTCCGCCTACATTTACAGCGTGGCCGTAGTGTTTGGCTTGAAAGGAATGGACTTCTTCTGGGAACTTGCTACGCTGATTGATATCATGCTGCTGGGGCATTGGTTGGAAATGAAATCTCAAATGGCGGCTTCCCGCGCGCTGGAATCTTTGGTAGCCCTAATGCCATCCGTGGTGCATGTAGAGCGTAACGGACAGGTTACCGATATTCCTTTACAGGATTTACAGAACAAGGATATTGTCCTCGTCAAACCGGGAGAAAAGATTCCAGCCGATGGACTGATCCTGGAAGGTAAATCCGATATCAACGAAAGCATGCTCACCGGGGAAAGTGTACCTGTAAAGAAAAGCAAGGATAATAAGGTAATAGGCGGCGCTGTAAATGGTGATGGTGCATTGCGGATACAAGTTGCCGGCGCCGGAAATGACAGCTACTTGAATAAGGTCATAAACATGGTACAATCCGCTCAGGGCGCAAAATCCCAAACACAGAACCTTGCCAATCAGGTCGCCAAATGGCTGACGATCATTTCCATCAGTGTAGGAGTAATCACATTCATCGTGTGGTTATCCGCCGGCAAAGAGCTTTCCTTTGCCCTCGAAAGAATGGTAACAGTGATGGTAACTTCCTGCCCTCATGCACTGGGAGTAGCTATCCCCCTGGTAGTAGCGATATCCACTACCTTATCCGCCATACATGGGTTATTGATCCGTAACCGGACAGCATTCGAGAACGCCCATAAAATTACAACTGTTATCTTCGATAAAACCGGCACGCTTACCAAAGGCTCCCATGAGGTACAACAAGTGATACCGTTGGGGAATGACTACAGCGCTGACGAGATATTACAATATGCCGCTGCTTTGCAGCAAAACTCCGAACACCATATCGCCCATGGTATCATGAAGAAACTCAGGGAGAAAAACCTTGTACTGTGGCCTTCAACTGATTTTAAATACATGCAGGGCGTGGGCGTTACCGGCTTAGTAAATGGTAAAACCGTGGTGGCAGCAGGGCCCAATTATTTCAAACAGGAAAACAAAACCCTTCCTCCCATTCCTGCGGATGTGGACCAGTCCACCGATACTGTCAATTTCGTATTGATAGAAAATACACCAGTTGGTATCATTACACTGGCAGATAGCATCCGGGAATCCGCCGCTGAAGTAATTGCCGCTTTGAAAGCCATGAACATAAAATCATTTCTGCTTACCGGTGATAATGAGCAAGTGGCTGCTGCTGTTGCCAACAAACTCAATATGGACGGTTATCTGGCAAATGTGCTTCCTCATGAAAAACAAAACAAGGTGAAGGAATTTCAGGACAAAGGAGAAGTGGTAGCTATGACGGGTGATGGCGTTAATGATGCCCCGGCGCTCGCCATGGCAGATGTTGGAATCGCCATTGGCTCGGGTACGGATGTAGCAGCGGAAACAGCGGATATTATCCTGGTAAACAGTGATCCAAAAGACGTTGTACAGATGATCTCCTTTGGACGGGAAACCTACCGAAAAATGATCCAGAACCTGATATGGGCGGTAGGATACAATGTGGTCGCTATTCCACTCGCGGCAGGTATACTGTATCCGAAGTTCATGCTGAGCCCTGCAATGGGAGCGGTATTAATGAGCCTTAGCACTATCATCGTCGCGATCAATGCGAAACTGTTAAAAGTGAAATAA
- a CDS encoding DUF2911 domain-containing protein gives MQPSVVFGKPFIIADKVIPAGKYAIFTIPGKSEWTVIINSKWQQHLATEYDEKEDVVRLKVKPQQRAATERLQYYI, from the coding sequence ATACAACCAAGCGTAGTATTCGGAAAGCCTTTTATAATAGCGGACAAAGTTATTCCGGCAGGCAAATACGCCATATTCACTATTCCCGGGAAAAGTGAGTGGACGGTCATTATTAATTCCAAGTGGCAGCAGCATCTGGCAACTGAGTATGATGAAAAAGAAGACGTGGTAAGATTGAAAGTAAAACCACAGCAGCGTGCAGCTACTGAGAGATTGCAATACTATATTTAA
- a CDS encoding DUF3347 domain-containing protein — protein sequence MKTAIAPLLAVLFLAACSNGNVSKEKESNVADSSGQEKGMAIDATVTDQSERIQLKDDMLNAIYEQYNHLTSAVVKGDVKGARLAGNAIETGARSLSGGEKIALNAAKIAATADLETLRIAFSALSNDLIVLTKKSGLDKGRLYIDFCPMAMNGKGAYWLSRDKAMQNPYFGEKMLTCGEVKGTIQ from the coding sequence GTGAAAACAGCTATAGCTCCACTATTGGCGGTATTATTTCTGGCCGCATGTAGCAATGGCAATGTTAGTAAAGAAAAAGAAAGTAATGTAGCTGATTCATCCGGACAGGAAAAAGGGATGGCAATAGATGCTACTGTTACCGATCAAAGTGAGAGAATCCAGTTGAAAGACGATATGCTGAATGCAATTTATGAGCAGTACAATCATCTTACCTCAGCCGTCGTAAAAGGAGATGTAAAAGGAGCGAGGCTCGCAGGTAATGCAATTGAAACTGGTGCCAGGTCTTTAAGCGGAGGAGAGAAAATAGCTTTAAATGCCGCAAAAATAGCCGCTACGGCTGATCTGGAGACCCTACGTATAGCATTCTCAGCATTAAGCAATGATCTTATCGTATTGACAAAAAAATCTGGTTTGGATAAGGGACGGCTGTATATTGATTTCTGCCCAATGGCGATGAATGGTAAAGGAGCTTACTGGCTAAGCAGAGACAAAGCCATGCAGAATCCTTATTTTGGTGAAAAGATGCTAACCTGTGGTGAAGTGAAAGGAACCATCCAATAA